A stretch of the Polaribacter pacificus genome encodes the following:
- a CDS encoding AMP-binding protein, with the protein MKTNQIHSGFALNDQSFDSVTELLVYSKTLSVSLHAFLVDWFSDQTYIHAKTSGSTGAPKTIKLAKEAMVNSAKATGQFLGLHAGTSALLCMSTEYIGGRMMLVRALVLGWRLDVQEPVLSPLENNHKQYDFSAMVPLQLQSSLLQINQIKVLIVGGGVVSGTLNKAIQSVSTTVYASYGMTETVSHIALKQLNKYAEANPVPSFTALPDIYLSVDERNCLLIDAPLLSDDQIRTNDVVDLFSETGFEWLGRFDHVINSGGIKLHPEKLEKKIEILIEQRFFVAGVPDDKLGERLILLIEGKENMTLKEQLTKIPNLTKYEIPKEIYWLENFVETETKKIQRKKTLDLISYKSSK; encoded by the coding sequence TTGAAAACTAATCAGATACATAGTGGTTTTGCCTTAAATGATCAATCTTTCGATTCTGTTACGGAGTTGTTGGTGTATTCAAAAACGCTTTCGGTTTCTCTGCATGCATTTTTGGTTGATTGGTTTTCTGATCAAACGTATATCCATGCAAAGACTTCTGGTTCTACAGGTGCTCCAAAGACCATTAAGTTAGCTAAAGAAGCGATGGTCAATTCAGCCAAAGCAACTGGTCAATTTTTAGGTTTGCATGCAGGTACTTCTGCATTGCTTTGCATGTCTACAGAATATATTGGCGGCAGAATGATGTTGGTGAGAGCACTGGTTCTGGGTTGGAGGCTAGATGTTCAGGAGCCTGTTTTGAGCCCTTTGGAAAATAATCATAAGCAATATGATTTTTCTGCAATGGTCCCTTTACAATTACAGTCTTCTCTTCTTCAAATAAATCAAATAAAGGTCTTGATCGTCGGTGGAGGTGTGGTTTCTGGAACCTTAAATAAAGCAATTCAATCCGTTTCCACAACAGTTTATGCAAGTTATGGTATGACAGAGACTGTTAGTCATATTGCCTTAAAGCAATTAAACAAATATGCTGAGGCTAATCCAGTTCCTTCGTTTACTGCTTTGCCTGATATTTATTTGTCAGTTGATGAGCGAAACTGCTTACTGATAGATGCTCCTTTGCTTTCTGATGATCAGATACGCACAAATGATGTGGTTGATTTGTTTTCAGAGACTGGTTTTGAATGGTTAGGTCGTTTTGATCATGTCATCAATTCAGGAGGAATCAAGCTGCATCCAGAAAAGCTAGAGAAAAAAATTGAAATACTTATTGAGCAACGTTTTTTTGTAGCAGGTGTGCCAGATGATAAATTAGGTGAAAGACTAATCTTACTTATAGAAGGCAAAGAGAATATGACTCTTAAGGAGCAGTTGACCAAAATTCCTAATCTCACAAAGTACGAGATCCCAAAGGAGATTTATTGGCTAGAAAACTTTGTAGAAACTGAGACAAAAAAAATCCAACGTAAAAAAACATTGGATTTAATCTCTTATAAGTCCAGTAAATAA
- a CDS encoding helix-turn-helix transcriptional regulator, which yields MKKRLTILTFLILFFSFLPLVAQEKIIKNGDEWKYYDQGNLSKNWFLKTKSTSWKKGITPIGYGDNKVSTIINFGQAEDNKDITKYFEKEIILTDAKEFLGYEFKLQRDDGAVIYINGVELFRDNMPNTTIDASTLALTFVDIENEDIFHNTFFENTIFKNGKNTIRVEIHQSSKSSSDCIFSLELIGYKDQLVYKEIIAHKELMKVDLEDQINFLNSKFDIEKVTSYNQLLNDSNDKLKYIIFVLLILLLIVVFSAFLYISYLKGLERRLLRKNNDLSDQLLTKEKEMVKITTNLLHNKQHFKEIRADIKSIQTNETKLVKSIVQNIDSVLESDKEWESFQVHFNAVNDNFYDKLIKLHPDLTNTELRFCAFVKLHMQTKEIARILLIDPRSVQTARYRIKKKMKLGEDVDLRDYLLDL from the coding sequence ATGAAAAAGAGATTAACCATTCTAACATTCCTTATTCTATTTTTTTCATTTTTACCTCTTGTCGCACAAGAAAAAATCATAAAAAATGGAGATGAATGGAAGTACTATGACCAAGGGAATTTAAGCAAAAATTGGTTTCTAAAAACCAAAAGCACTTCTTGGAAAAAAGGAATAACACCTATTGGTTATGGAGATAACAAAGTTTCTACAATCATTAACTTTGGACAGGCAGAAGATAATAAAGACATTACAAAATATTTTGAAAAGGAAATTATACTGACTGATGCGAAAGAATTTTTAGGGTATGAATTTAAATTGCAGCGAGATGATGGAGCCGTAATCTATATAAATGGAGTTGAGCTGTTTCGAGACAATATGCCGAATACAACCATTGACGCATCAACCTTAGCTTTGACTTTTGTAGATATCGAAAATGAAGATATATTCCACAATACATTCTTTGAAAACACCATCTTTAAAAATGGCAAAAATACCATTCGCGTAGAGATTCACCAATCTAGTAAATCCTCTAGCGATTGCATTTTTAGTCTAGAACTTATTGGCTATAAAGATCAGTTAGTATACAAAGAGATTATTGCTCACAAAGAATTAATGAAGGTAGATTTAGAGGATCAAATAAACTTCTTAAACTCAAAGTTTGATATTGAAAAAGTAACCTCATACAACCAACTTTTAAATGATTCAAACGACAAGTTAAAGTATATCATCTTTGTTTTATTAATCTTACTACTCATTGTAGTTTTTAGTGCATTTTTATACATCAGTTACCTAAAGGGACTTGAGCGAAGACTTTTAAGAAAGAACAATGACTTAAGTGATCAACTGTTAACCAAAGAAAAAGAAATGGTAAAAATAACCACTAACCTCCTACACAACAAACAGCATTTTAAAGAGATTAGAGCCGATATCAAAAGCATCCAAACCAACGAAACAAAACTAGTCAAATCAATAGTGCAAAACATCGATAGTGTATTAGAATCCGATAAAGAATGGGAAAGTTTTCAGGTGCATTTCAATGCTGTTAATGATAATTTTTATGACAAACTCATCAAATTACATCCAGACTTAACCAATACGGAGTTGCGTTTTTGTGCTTTTGTAAAATTACATATGCAGACAAAAGAAATTGCTAGAATTCTATTAATTGACCCAAGATCTGTCCAAACAGCAAGATATCGAATCAAGAAAAAAATGAAGCTGGGAGAAGATGTAGATCTGAGAGATTATTTACTGGACTTATAA
- a CDS encoding YebC/PmpR family DNA-binding transcriptional regulator: protein MGRAFEFRKARKMKRWSAMAKTFTRIGKDIVMAVKEGGPNPETNSRLRAVIQNAKAANMPKDNVERAIKKATDKDTQNYKEVLFEGYAPHGIAILLETATDNNNRTVANVRSAFNKCDGNLGTSGSVVFMFDHTCNFTLKKEDISMDMEELELELIDFEVEEVFDDEEGVIIYAPFEQFGALQSYFEENNVEILSSGFERIPTTTTKLTEEQQADVEKLLERLEEDDDVQHIYHSMEM from the coding sequence GAAGAGCATTCGAATTTAGGAAAGCACGAAAAATGAAACGTTGGTCAGCAATGGCAAAAACTTTTACCAGAATTGGTAAAGACATTGTCATGGCTGTAAAAGAAGGAGGACCAAACCCCGAAACCAACTCACGCTTAAGAGCAGTTATACAAAATGCCAAGGCTGCCAACATGCCTAAAGACAATGTTGAGCGCGCCATCAAAAAAGCAACAGATAAAGACACCCAAAACTACAAAGAGGTCTTGTTTGAAGGATATGCTCCTCACGGAATTGCCATCTTACTAGAAACTGCTACTGACAACAACAACAGAACGGTAGCCAATGTTCGATCTGCATTTAACAAATGTGATGGAAATTTAGGAACTTCTGGATCAGTGGTTTTTATGTTTGACCATACCTGTAACTTTACGCTAAAAAAGGAAGATATTAGTATGGACATGGAAGAGCTAGAACTAGAGTTAATCGATTTTGAAGTTGAAGAAGTTTTTGATGATGAAGAGGGTGTTATTATTTACGCTCCTTTTGAACAGTTTGGAGCTTTACAATCTTATTTTGAAGAAAACAATGTAGAAATTTTATCTTCTGGTTTTGAAAGAATACCAACCACAACCACAAAATTAACAGAAGAGCAACAAGCTGATGTAGAAAAATTACTAGAACGTTTAGAAGAGGATGACGATGTGCAACACATATACCATTCTATGGAAATGTAA